One Hypomesus transpacificus isolate Combined female chromosome 6, fHypTra1, whole genome shotgun sequence DNA segment encodes these proteins:
- the kcnk13b gene encoding potassium channel subfamily K member 13b, translated as MACRSGCGCGIGPLNEDNARFLMLALFIILYLLCGAAVFSALEQPKEREAKERWEQRFEHFSQTYNLSKKELNNFLKNYEEANMAGIRVDAIRPRWDFPGAFYFVGTVVSTIGFGMTTPATIGGKVFLIFYGLVGCASTILFFNLFLERVITVIAYVLKFCHQRRRRIAVLPPRSRRLSEGCGGGRGEGLAGWKPSVYCVMLILGAAAILVSCCASAMYSAVEGWGYLDSLYFCFVAFSTIGFGDMVSSQKAVYEGSSIAYHLGNFLFILTGVCCIYSLFNVISIVIKQVLNWLLRRLEAPCSYCPGRGEGGQKQQRNHRRNVVGPGHPRMNRDLSIETDAVNESEADGRRMSGEMISMRDFLAANKVNLAIMQKQLSEMANGHPRQPGSCSRHNGFSGGVGALGIMNNRLAETSVDR; from the exons ATGGCTTGCCGGAGCGGTTGCGGCTGCGGCATCGGTCCACTGAATGAAGACAACGCTCGGTTCCTGATGTTAGCGTTGTTCATCATCCTCTACCTCCTTTGCGGGGCCGCTGTCTTCTCAGCTCTGGAGCAGCCCAAAGAGCGGGAGGCGAAAGAACGATGGGAGCAAAGGTTTGAACATTTCAGTCAAACCTACAACCTGAGTAAGAAAGAGTTGAACAACTTCCTCAAGAACTACGAGGAAGCGAATATGGCCGGCATTCGTGTGGACGCTATCCGACCTCGTTGGGACTTCCCCGGGGCGTTTTACTTCGTGGGGACCGTTGTTTCAACCATTG gcTTCGGGATGACCACGCCAGCAACCATCGGGGGCAAAGTTTTCCTGATCTTCTACGGCCTTGTCGGCTGTGCCTCCACCATCCTCTTCTTCAACCTCTTCCTGGAACGTGTCATCACCGTCATCGCCTACGTCCTCAAGTTCTGCCACCAGCGGCGCCGGCGCATTGCCGTGCTCCCCCCCAGGAGCCGGCGACTCTCCGAGGGCTGCGGAGGCGGCCGGGGCGAAGGCCTAGCGGGCTGGAAGCCCTCGGTCTACTGCGTGATGCTGATCCTGGGCgcggcggccatcttggtcTCCTGCTGCGCTTCGGCCATGTACTCAGcggtggagggctggggctaCCTGGACTCGCTCTACTTCTGCTTTGTGGCCTTCAGCACCATCGGTTTTGGGGATATGGTGAGCAGCCAGAAGGCTGTGTACGAGGGCTCGTCTATCGCCTATCACCTGGGGAACTTCCTGTTCATCCTGACGGGAGTGTGCTGCATCTACTCACTCTTCAACGTCATCTCCATTGTCATCAAGCAGGTGCTCAACTGGCTgctgaggaggctggaggcaccCTGCAGTTACTGtccggggaggggggagggggggcagaaaCAACAGCGGAACCACCGCAGGAACGTGGTGGGGCCCGGGCACCCGCGCATGAAccgggatctctccattgagaCGGACGCGGTGAACGAGAGCGAGGCGGACGGGAGGAGGATGTCTGGGGAGATGATCTCCATGAGGGATTTCCTGGCAGCCAACAAG GTGAACCTAGCCATCATGCAGAAGCAGCTATCAGAGATGGCTAATGGGCATCCTCGTCAACCAGGCTCCTGCTCCCGCCATAATGGCTTCTCTGGCGGCGTGGGTGCACTGGGCATCATGAACAATCGCCTGGCCGAGACCAGTGTGGACAGATAG